One stretch of Leadbetterella byssophila DSM 17132 DNA includes these proteins:
- the cls gene encoding cardiolipin synthase: protein MWYEQIKWVLLAEVAYVFLVLLTGILVIWDTRSTTKTLGYLLLIVFLPVLGILFYFTFGINYRKRKIYTSKLQLDEELRKELEEGELKLLEYLQSQKQEELVQNRELAQLMANKKTAKALVFPRNKVEILQNGEELFPLLFEEIKKAKHHIHIEYYIYEDDITGNLLKDILIEKAREGVEVRFIYDDFGSRSIRKKLIKELKCAGVLAYPFNKIKLLALANKINYRNHRKIVIIDGTVSFTGGINVSDKYDNTKNDSYWRDTHMMIKGPATLALQETFISDWNFCSQENLVVSRPYFPLQISNGKAHIQVISSGPDSDLPNILFAVIQAINLARYEILLTTPYYIPDDTLQESLIIAALSGVQVHLLIPAEGDSRWVSTGAESYFEELLRAGVKIYRYKKGFVHAKTFVTDRQLASVGTANLDLRSFDLNFEVSALIYDAEIANQMAETFFEDLKDAEIIDPEQWENRPLWRRMAEQVIRLTSPFM, encoded by the coding sequence ATGTGGTACGAACAAATCAAATGGGTTCTACTAGCAGAAGTAGCATATGTATTTCTGGTGCTCCTCACCGGTATACTCGTCATTTGGGACACCAGGTCCACCACTAAAACCCTGGGATACCTTCTCCTAATCGTCTTTCTTCCCGTCTTGGGCATTCTCTTCTACTTTACCTTTGGTATAAACTATAGGAAAAGAAAAATCTATACCTCCAAACTGCAATTAGACGAAGAACTACGCAAGGAACTAGAGGAAGGAGAACTAAAACTATTAGAATATTTACAGAGCCAAAAGCAGGAAGAGCTTGTTCAAAATAGGGAATTAGCCCAACTAATGGCCAACAAAAAAACCGCCAAAGCCCTAGTTTTCCCTAGGAATAAGGTCGAAATCTTGCAGAACGGAGAAGAGCTATTCCCCCTTTTGTTTGAAGAAATCAAAAAAGCAAAACACCACATACACATAGAATATTACATCTATGAAGACGATATCACAGGAAATCTCCTCAAAGATATTCTCATAGAAAAAGCTCGTGAAGGAGTAGAAGTCCGATTTATATACGATGATTTTGGAAGTAGATCCATCCGAAAGAAGCTAATCAAAGAACTTAAGTGCGCAGGCGTTCTGGCTTATCCCTTTAATAAGATCAAGCTCCTAGCTTTGGCTAACAAAATCAACTACAGAAACCATAGAAAAATAGTCATCATTGACGGCACTGTATCCTTTACGGGAGGTATCAATGTTTCCGACAAATACGATAATACAAAGAATGATTCCTACTGGAGGGATACACATATGATGATCAAAGGTCCAGCCACCCTAGCCCTTCAGGAAACCTTCATATCAGATTGGAACTTCTGTAGCCAAGAGAATCTAGTGGTGAGCAGGCCTTACTTCCCTCTCCAGATTTCCAATGGTAAGGCACATATTCAAGTCATTTCCAGCGGACCGGATTCTGATCTGCCAAATATCCTTTTTGCCGTCATCCAAGCCATTAATCTGGCCAGATATGAAATTCTTCTGACTACCCCCTACTATATTCCGGATGATACCCTCCAGGAATCACTCATTATCGCAGCCCTTTCTGGTGTACAGGTACATCTCTTGATTCCTGCGGAAGGAGATTCCCGTTGGGTAAGTACAGGAGCTGAGTCTTACTTCGAAGAACTGTTACGTGCAGGAGTAAAAATCTATAGATATAAGAAAGGATTTGTACATGCAAAAACCTTCGTCACGGATAGACAATTAGCCTCTGTAGGAACCGCTAACCTAGACCTGAGGAGTTTCGATCTCAACTTTGAAGTTAGTGCATTGATCTATGATGCAGAAATAGCAAATCAAATGGCAGAAACCTTCTTTGAAGATCTTAAAGATGCAGAAATTATTGACCCTGAACAATGGGAGAATAGACCCCTTTGGCGTAGAATGGCGGAGCAGGTTATCCGACTAACCTCACCCTTTATGTAA
- the dnaB gene encoding replicative DNA helicase translates to MKRRLPEKKRRNADQVLEFQQSSHIVELEAAVLGGVIREKDALTMVIDILKPDSFISDKHEAIYQAILLLFGKSEPVDLLTVTNQLRLTGELEFIGGPAYLAKITARRISTQIERDARIILQYAIQRNIMRVMDDVLIKAQEDTTDVFNLLDATEQSLREIQEGNLNKNIPDLQLVVQKTIQELKNKEEQEAGIASVPSGFPSLDRITGGWHNTELIIIAARPGMGKTAFVVSALRNAAIDYKMPVALFSLEMSSQQVMYRLISAEAEVDSQKLRKGDLETEDWKAIHSRLNDLDNSPIYIDDTPALSVLELRTKARRLKAFHNIKLLIVDYLQLMTAGNGKTGMNREQEIASISRSLKTIAKELNIPVIALSQLSRSVESRPDKRPMLSDLRESGSIEQDADVVMFLYRPEYYGLEETETGESTQGLAEVIIAKNRSGSVDNVKLRFIGKYTRFSEFDGFHLSPEEYEERSGVRTLGSKANDIT, encoded by the coding sequence ATGAAAAGAAGATTACCGGAGAAGAAAAGGAGAAATGCTGACCAAGTATTGGAATTTCAGCAGTCCTCCCATATTGTGGAGTTGGAAGCCGCTGTTTTAGGTGGGGTAATCAGGGAAAAGGATGCCCTGACCATGGTAATTGACATCCTAAAGCCGGATAGTTTCATTTCAGATAAACATGAAGCTATTTACCAAGCCATTCTATTGCTTTTTGGTAAGTCAGAACCGGTGGATTTGTTGACCGTTACTAACCAATTAAGGTTAACAGGAGAATTAGAATTCATAGGCGGGCCGGCCTATTTGGCCAAGATAACGGCTAGAAGAATATCTACCCAGATAGAGCGTGATGCACGTATTATTCTGCAATATGCTATCCAAAGGAACATCATGCGGGTCATGGACGATGTGCTGATCAAGGCACAGGAAGATACCACAGATGTCTTTAATCTTTTAGATGCTACGGAGCAAAGTTTAAGAGAGATTCAGGAAGGTAACCTGAATAAGAATATTCCTGATTTACAATTAGTAGTTCAAAAGACTATACAAGAACTAAAGAACAAGGAAGAACAAGAGGCCGGAATAGCCAGTGTTCCATCCGGTTTCCCGAGCTTGGATAGAATTACCGGGGGATGGCATAATACGGAATTAATCATCATAGCTGCCAGACCGGGTATGGGTAAAACCGCGTTCGTAGTATCTGCCTTAAGAAATGCGGCTATAGATTATAAGATGCCTGTAGCTTTATTCTCTTTGGAGATGTCTTCCCAACAGGTAATGTACCGTCTGATCTCCGCGGAGGCAGAGGTAGATTCCCAGAAGTTGAGAAAGGGAGACTTAGAAACGGAAGACTGGAAAGCCATACACTCCCGTTTGAATGATCTAGATAACTCGCCTATCTACATAGATGATACTCCCGCTCTTTCCGTATTGGAGCTGAGAACCAAAGCCAGACGACTAAAAGCCTTCCATAACATAAAACTCCTGATTGTGGATTACCTTCAGCTTATGACGGCTGGTAACGGTAAAACAGGTATGAACAGAGAGCAGGAGATTGCGAGTATATCACGTTCCTTAAAGACCATAGCTAAGGAATTGAATATACCTGTTATAGCCTTGTCGCAGTTGAGTAGGTCAGTGGAGTCCCGACCGGATAAACGTCCTATGCTATCTGACCTTAGGGAATCCGGCTCCATCGAGCAGGATGCTGACGTGGTGATGTTCCTGTATCGTCCGGAATACTATGGACTGGAAGAAACAGAGACAGGAGAAAGTACTCAAGGTTTAGCAGAGGTGATTATCGCAAAGAACCGAAGTGGTTCTGTAGATAACGTAAAACTACGATTCATAGGTAAATACACTCGTTTCTCTGAGTTTGACGGATTCCATCTAAGTCCGGAAGAGTACGAAGAGAGAAGTGGGGTCAGAACCTTAGGTAGTAAGGCGAATGACATTACATAA
- a CDS encoding DUF4249 domain-containing protein, whose translation MKKLLFLITTIFLFSCEEPYTPVIDVRDNSPIAIIDAFIDVSGNSIVHLSHSVPLTSDTSAIPITKADFLLESDQGLALEFSTQSPTGEHVLPHGALSPTAKYKLTVQTNLGSFESEWIEAYTSSDIKDVKLVRTDLGMEVHVSSEENQDKSRFYRWQIEETWRFNSFFVSRFIFKNGSVFRRTDEENISHCYAQNFASDIAIATTENLERNEITDQVIQFVPNMSDKLGIRYSVLVKQYSISKASFVFWNTLKKNSESVGDLFGSMPSELQGNFTSKGNMPVLGWVDAGLPAKKRVHFSAVGIDPPWAFETPFYKGCTSDIILIPDAPTLFGYNPQLVPMDELYLFENNGEPTHYSYTTKVCATCTNLGTTTTPIFWSEND comes from the coding sequence ATGAAAAAGTTATTATTTTTAATCACCACTATCTTCCTCTTTTCATGCGAGGAACCTTATACTCCGGTCATAGACGTTAGAGATAATAGTCCCATTGCCATAATCGATGCATTTATAGACGTTAGCGGTAACTCCATTGTTCATTTAAGTCATTCTGTTCCTCTAACTTCAGATACTAGCGCTATACCTATTACTAAAGCTGATTTCCTTCTGGAATCTGACCAGGGTTTAGCACTTGAATTCAGTACCCAATCTCCTACAGGAGAACATGTGCTGCCTCATGGTGCCCTGTCGCCAACAGCAAAGTATAAATTGACTGTCCAAACTAATCTAGGCTCTTTCGAATCTGAATGGATTGAAGCCTATACCAGTAGTGACATCAAAGATGTAAAGCTTGTACGTACAGATTTAGGTATGGAAGTGCATGTAAGTTCAGAAGAGAATCAGGATAAGTCCAGATTCTATAGATGGCAAATTGAAGAAACCTGGAGGTTCAACTCTTTTTTCGTTAGTAGATTTATTTTCAAGAATGGATCAGTGTTCAGACGCACAGATGAGGAGAATATTTCTCACTGCTATGCACAGAATTTCGCTTCAGATATAGCTATAGCCACTACTGAAAACCTGGAAAGAAATGAGATCACTGACCAAGTTATTCAGTTCGTTCCAAATATGTCTGATAAGTTAGGAATTAGATACTCGGTATTGGTAAAACAGTACAGTATCTCCAAAGCATCTTTCGTATTTTGGAACACCCTAAAAAAGAACTCTGAAAGCGTAGGAGATCTTTTTGGAAGTATGCCATCTGAATTACAAGGTAATTTTACATCTAAAGGCAATATGCCTGTACTAGGATGGGTGGATGCCGGCTTACCTGCAAAGAAAAGAGTGCACTTCTCCGCCGTAGGCATTGATCCACCATGGGCATTTGAAACTCCTTTTTATAAAGGCTGTACCTCAGATATTATTCTCATCCCTGATGCACCTACCTTATTCGGTTATAACCCTCAGTTGGTACCCATGGACGAACTATACCTTTTTGAGAATAATGGTGAACCTACCCATTATTCTTACACTACAAAAGTATGTGCCACTTGTACAAACCTTGGAACCACCACTACTCCTATCTTCTGGAGTGAAAATGATTAA
- a CDS encoding zinc-dependent metalloprotease, which produces MVRKILLLALTCSLTCTLDVQAQKKKKKQEQPVTQEVKKPEPAPRPAAPQAPKKGPKPYKDVIDSTAKTKVGLHTVHLVGDKYYFEIPDSLIGREIIAVTRYSKVPAGGGVFGGEEVNRQVIRWEKGQNNNLLLRSLTYVMMSPDSTKPIARAVANSSVDPIIGNFDILTINKSGKAPNYVVDVTSLFDGDQQIFSLNPLRKQLLNLVAFQKDKSFIQSINTYPINTEVRTVKTFSVTPPRISTTPMPQIGTNFPAGNNAGVVTMEFNTSLLLLPKVPMRKRFFDARVGYFANQYSVFGEDSHKSDREIFAVRWKLEPKNAADAEKMKRGELIEPKNPIIYYIDPATPEKWRKYLKAGVDDWNAAFEAAGWKNAIRGEYWPENDSTMSLEDARFAVIRYFAADIQNAYGPNVHDPRSGQILESHIGWYHNVMSLLRNWYMIQTAAVDPNARSKRFSDELMGELIRFVSSHEVGHTLGLRHNMGASNATPVEKLRDPEFQAKYGHTSSIMDYARFNYVAQPEDGVKHLFPKIGDYDKWAIKWGYSYFPDAKSAEEEKAILHKMTSEAVKNPRLRFGTETSPFDPRYQTEDLGDNAMKASEYGIKNLKRILPELEKWSREDGESYAELSVLYGNVTDQFRRYMGHVTKYVGGIYDTPVTYDSESNRYEIVPKELQVEALNFLNAQLFTTPKWIIDQNILAKITPGNGVETLKTIQVGTLNSLLATDRAARLMEASSQGSKYFSLDDLYTGLRTGIFSELKSGNSIDIFRRNLQKAFVENLIKQLKAAPAPGRPDLSQTDLNSIIRGNLTILKSDLNGAAGRISDKVSKYHVQDLVARINQALEPNK; this is translated from the coding sequence ATGGTGAGAAAAATCCTGTTACTTGCCCTTACATGTTCATTAACCTGCACCCTTGATGTACAGGCACAAAAGAAAAAGAAAAAGCAAGAACAACCTGTAACACAGGAAGTTAAAAAACCCGAACCTGCCCCTCGTCCTGCAGCACCTCAAGCACCTAAAAAAGGCCCAAAACCTTATAAAGATGTTATTGATAGTACTGCCAAAACTAAAGTTGGTCTACATACCGTTCACCTGGTAGGAGACAAGTACTATTTCGAAATCCCTGACTCTCTAATTGGTAGAGAAATTATTGCCGTTACCCGTTACTCAAAAGTACCTGCTGGTGGAGGAGTATTCGGTGGTGAAGAAGTAAACCGTCAGGTAATTCGTTGGGAAAAAGGTCAGAATAACAACCTACTTCTACGTTCTTTAACTTACGTGATGATGTCTCCGGACAGCACTAAGCCTATTGCAAGAGCGGTAGCCAATTCAAGTGTTGATCCTATCATAGGAAACTTTGACATCTTAACCATCAACAAAAGCGGCAAAGCTCCGAACTATGTGGTAGATGTGACCAGCTTGTTTGATGGTGACCAACAAATCTTCTCGTTGAACCCTTTACGTAAGCAATTGCTTAACCTAGTGGCCTTCCAGAAAGATAAGTCGTTTATCCAAAGCATCAACACCTATCCTATTAATACGGAAGTTCGTACAGTGAAGACCTTCTCTGTTACCCCTCCTAGAATTTCTACTACTCCAATGCCGCAGATCGGAACTAACTTCCCTGCAGGTAATAATGCCGGGGTAGTAACTATGGAGTTCAATACTTCCCTATTGCTATTGCCTAAGGTTCCTATGAGAAAACGTTTCTTCGATGCAAGAGTAGGTTACTTTGCTAACCAATACAGCGTATTCGGAGAGGATTCTCATAAATCAGACAGAGAAATATTTGCAGTAAGATGGAAACTAGAACCAAAAAATGCTGCAGATGCTGAAAAAATGAAGAGAGGAGAATTGATAGAGCCGAAAAACCCTATCATTTACTATATCGACCCTGCTACTCCTGAAAAATGGAGAAAATATCTAAAAGCTGGTGTGGATGATTGGAACGCTGCATTCGAAGCTGCTGGTTGGAAAAACGCCATCAGAGGTGAATACTGGCCTGAAAATGACTCTACTATGAGCTTAGAAGATGCTCGTTTTGCAGTTATTCGTTACTTTGCTGCTGACATTCAAAATGCTTACGGTCCAAACGTTCATGACCCTCGTAGTGGACAAATCCTAGAGAGTCACATCGGTTGGTACCACAACGTAATGAGCCTTTTGAGAAACTGGTACATGATTCAGACGGCTGCCGTTGATCCGAATGCTCGTTCGAAAAGATTTAGTGATGAATTAATGGGTGAGTTAATCCGTTTCGTATCATCTCACGAAGTAGGTCACACCCTTGGTCTTCGTCATAACATGGGAGCAAGTAATGCTACTCCAGTTGAAAAACTTCGTGACCCAGAATTCCAGGCAAAATACGGTCACACTTCTTCTATCATGGACTATGCTCGTTTCAACTACGTAGCACAACCTGAAGATGGCGTGAAACACCTGTTCCCTAAGATTGGAGATTACGACAAATGGGCTATCAAATGGGGATATAGCTACTTCCCTGATGCAAAATCTGCAGAAGAAGAAAAGGCCATCCTTCATAAAATGACTTCTGAAGCCGTTAAGAATCCTAGACTTCGTTTCGGTACAGAAACCAGTCCTTTTGACCCACGTTACCAAACAGAAGACCTTGGTGATAATGCCATGAAAGCTTCTGAATACGGTATCAAAAACCTAAAACGTATCCTTCCTGAATTAGAAAAATGGTCTAGAGAAGATGGTGAATCTTACGCTGAGCTAAGTGTACTTTACGGTAACGTTACAGATCAGTTCAGAAGATACATGGGTCATGTGACCAAGTACGTGGGTGGTATCTACGATACTCCTGTTACTTACGATTCTGAAAGTAATCGTTACGAAATCGTACCTAAAGAACTTCAGGTAGAAGCCTTGAACTTCTTGAATGCTCAGTTATTCACTACTCCAAAATGGATCATCGATCAAAATATCCTGGCGAAAATCACTCCGGGTAATGGCGTAGAAACATTGAAAACCATTCAAGTAGGAACTTTGAACAGCTTACTAGCTACAGATAGAGCTGCCAGATTAATGGAAGCTTCTTCTCAAGGTTCTAAATACTTCTCCCTTGATGACCTTTACACCGGTTTAAGAACAGGCATCTTTAGCGAACTAAAATCAGGTAACAGCATTGATATCTTCCGTAGAAACCTACAGAAGGCTTTTGTTGAAAACTTGATCAAGCAACTTAAAGCAGCTCCTGCTCCAGGAAGACCTGACTTAAGCCAGACCGACTTGAACTCTATCATTCGTGGTAATTTGACCATCTTGAAATCTGATTTGAACGGTGCAGCCGGAAGAATCTCTGATAAAGTAAGCAAATATCACGTTCAGGATTTAGTAGCAAGAATTAATCAGGCTTTAGAGCCTAACAAATAA